The following are encoded in a window of Telmatobacter sp. DSM 110680 genomic DNA:
- a CDS encoding AI-2E family transporter, translating into MTERETSRQSIRGRDLRVDIVFAFTLAVACYLAWQLRAVLLLLYVSALAAVVLTPVVRATSRFRIGRVRPFKGRAILILLLAVAGGLTAFGFLAFPPVIRDLHKFADDMPSRLPAMLEKVKRIPFADQINTDEVGTKIQDFISNAATYLLLSIKNWAGAVFGIAMGLILTVYFILEGDVAYRWGLSFFPPDKRPRLDAALQRAEVRMGQWLLGQGSLMLILGLASTIVYVSLNVRYAYALGVLTGLLNIIPVMGAAVSIALALLVASIDSWGRALGIAIFYLVWIQVENSFLVPRIMGTRVGLPGLSILVALLIGSELGGVLGAIVSVPTAVLVSVLLDEYLVQKEPDDIKLEVGKDSPQ; encoded by the coding sequence GTGACAGAACGGGAAACGAGCAGGCAAAGTATTCGCGGGCGCGATCTGCGCGTCGATATCGTATTCGCCTTCACACTTGCTGTGGCCTGCTACCTCGCGTGGCAACTGCGTGCAGTTTTGCTCCTGCTCTATGTAAGCGCCTTGGCTGCCGTAGTTCTCACTCCAGTCGTCCGCGCTACATCCCGCTTTCGCATAGGTCGCGTTAGGCCGTTCAAAGGGCGCGCCATCCTTATTCTTCTTCTTGCCGTTGCTGGCGGACTCACAGCTTTCGGGTTTCTCGCCTTTCCGCCCGTAATTCGCGACTTGCACAAATTCGCAGACGACATGCCGTCGCGCCTGCCGGCGATGCTCGAAAAAGTGAAGCGCATTCCTTTTGCCGATCAGATCAACACCGACGAAGTTGGCACGAAAATACAGGACTTTATCAGCAACGCCGCAACCTACCTGCTGTTGTCAATCAAAAATTGGGCGGGCGCGGTATTCGGCATTGCCATGGGCCTGATCCTTACCGTCTATTTCATTCTCGAAGGCGATGTCGCCTATCGATGGGGCCTCTCGTTCTTCCCGCCGGATAAGAGGCCTCGTCTCGATGCCGCCCTCCAGCGCGCTGAAGTACGCATGGGGCAATGGTTACTGGGGCAGGGAAGTCTGATGCTGATCCTTGGATTGGCCAGCACCATCGTTTATGTCTCGCTTAATGTCCGCTATGCCTACGCCCTGGGAGTATTGACCGGGCTGCTGAATATCATTCCTGTCATGGGAGCGGCCGTCAGCATCGCCCTTGCGTTGTTGGTAGCCTCCATTGATTCGTGGGGGCGAGCACTAGGTATAGCGATCTTTTACCTCGTATGGATCCAGGTGGAGAACTCGTTCCTGGTGCCGCGCATCATGGGCACGCGCGTCGGTCTCCCCGGTCTGTCTATCCTCGTGGCTTTGCTCATTGGCTCGGAACTTGGAGGAGTTCTAGGCGCAATCGTCTCGGTCCCCACTGCCGTGCTGGTGTCAGTACTGCTCGATGAGTACCTTGTCCAGAAAGAACCAGACGATATCAAATTAGAAGTGGGCAAAGACAGCCCCCAATAA